The following is a genomic window from Amycolatopsis australiensis.
GCCGGCGCCATCGGGCATGATGTGCTCCTTCTGTGCTGCGAAAGTTTTGGTCGGGAAAAAGAAAGTCGGGGAACGGTGCTCAGCCGAGGGCCTCGAAGCCCTTGTTCAGGGCCGCGATCGTCTCCTGCTGCTGCTGCTCGGAACGCTCGTACTTCGAACCGGCCTCGCGGAGCAGGTCCGCGATGCGCTGCAGGGCCTGGTTCATCTGGCGGGCGTCGTCGTCGAAGCGCTGCATGACGTGGTCGAACGCCTTCTGGGCCTCACCCTGCCAGCCGGCGCGGGTGGCCTCGATGCGGTCGCGCAGCGTCGCGAGGTTGCCGTCCATGCTGGTGCGGACCTCGGTCACGCGACCCTCGGCCTCGGTGAACTGCTGCGGTGTTCCCTGGAATCCAGCCATGCTGGAACCCCCTTCGTAAGAGTGGCCGGCCGTACCGGGTTCGTTCGTTGTACGGCCCTACGACGCAGACATTGCCATGACCGGTTCCCCCTTGTCGTGGTTTGCCCCCAAGTAGTTGCTTGAGTGAACGCCCGCCGCGGGAACCGGTCGCCGCACGTATTCCGCGGGGCCACCCGAGCGGCGATGCGCCACCCGAAAACGCGTTCTCCACCAGCGGAGTTAGCACACGCACAGCGATCTCCGGCCGATGGTCAGCCGTCGCGTTTCATGATTCGCATCTGGGAAAAGTCTTCGTCTTGGTCACCCGTCCGAGGGGCACGAACGGGAGGTTGCGAACGCGAAGGAACCTCGGGGACGCTCAGCCCGCGGGCCCGGCGGAACCGTTCGGCGGCCGCGCGCAACGTGCCGGGCGTCGGATCACCCGGCTTCTCGCCACGGCCGCCGCGTTTCAGGAGCTCCGCGTTCTCGCTGTGGTGACGCTGGTTCCGCGCCTTGGCGTTCCCGGCGACGCGGCGGGCGTGCGTCACCGCGTCCTGGCCGATCCGCCGGAAGGACGCCGCGGCGCTTTCGAACTCTTCGGACGGCACCGCGTGCCCTCCTCTCTCAGTTGACGATGTCGACCGTGCGCACGGCCTGCGTGCAGGCCGCGGTGACCCGGTCGCGCAGCTGCGCCGTGGCGTACTGGCAGCCGACGTGGACCCGGATCCGCCCCTTCGCCACGACGTACCAGTCGACCTGGAGGTCGGGCCGGTCCGGCTTGCTCTCGTGGTAGCCGATCACGGTCCGGCCGGCGTAGGACAGGCTCGGGTTGACCGCGCTCCAGCGCTCGGGTTGCTCCTTCGCGCTGCGCTCCAGCTCGTCGACGAGCTTCTGCGGGTCGGCGGTCGCGTCGTAGTCCATCACGTACTCCTGCGCGACCAGCAGGTCGTTGCCGTCGCGGGACTCCTGCGGGTGGATGACCACCTGCCGGTCGGCGACCCGGTCGTCGGTCTGGACCCAGTCTTCGGGCGCGACGAACTTGAAGTCGTACTGCGAGAGCGTCCGGCCCGTCTCCGCCTGGGTGCCGGAGCGGTTGAACACCAGCACCCCGCCGACGACGAGCGCGGCCACGACGACCACCGCGACCGCGATGACACCCCAGAGCTTCCGGCGGCTCTTCGCGGCCGGTTCCGGGGCGGGCCGGACCGCGGGCGGCGAGGCGGGCTGCCCGGCCGGCGGCGTCCACGGACGGGCCGCCGGCTGGCCGTGGGGCGGTGAAGGCGGCGGTGCCGGGCGGTTCGCGTTCGGCGGCGGGCCGAACGACCCGGGCGGCGGCGTCCGCGGCGGGCTGGGGCGCGGAGCGACGTCACCGGGGCGGACGACCTCCGTGCGCTGGGCCGCCGGGCTGAGCGTGCCGCCCGGGACCGCGCCCAGCCGGGCCATCGCCTCGCCGGGCAGCGCCCCGGTGCGGTCCGGGTCCACCAGGACCGCCCGCAGCGCGCCGCGCGCGACGACCGTCTCGGGCTGGTCGAGGCTCGTCGGCACGACGCCGGTGCGTTCGTGCACCAGCCGGGAGATCATCGGGATCCGGCTCGACCCGCCGACCAGGAAGATGGCCGTGAGCTGCTTCGGCCGCAGGCCCGCGTCGGAGATCGCCGCGACGGTCAGCTCCACCGCGCGGCCCAGCGGGGCCGCGATCAGCCGTTCGAGGTCCTCGCGGGTGACGTGGGCGTCGGCGAACGGCGGCGGCATCGGCACGTCCGTGTAGGCGTGCCGCGACAACGTCTCCTTCGCGCCCCGCACGTCCTGGCGCAGCACCCGGCGACGGCGCCGGTCCACCAGCTCGCGCCCTTCGACCAGCTGCCGCCACGCGTCCGGGTCGGCCGCGGACACCAGCGAGCCGACGTGCTCCAGCAGCGCCTGGTCGATGTCCGCGCCGCCGAACGCCGGGTCGCCGCGGGTGGCGAGCACCTGGAAGCCGCCGCGCTGCGGGCGGCCGGCCCGGTCCCGCGCGGTCTCCGGCGGCAGCCGCCGCACCACGCTGACGTCGACCGTGCCGCCACCGAGGTCCAGCACGGCCAGCGCGTCGCCGGGACGGCCGCTGAACTCGACCGTGCGGTCGTTCGTCACGTCCTGCGGCGCGAACGTCGCCGCGTGGTACACCGCCGCCGCGACCGGCTCCGGTACCAGCGCGACCTCGCGCGCCAGCCCGCCGGCCGCCTGCCGCAGCAGCCGGGTGCGGATCGCGCCCCAGTCCGCCGGGTGGGTCAGCACCAGCAGGTCGACCTCGGCGTCGCCGGCCAGGCGGCGTGCCTCGGCGACCGCCCGCGCCAGCACGGCGTGCACGACGTCGGTGACCCGCAGGACGTTCTCCCCGAGCAGCAGCTCGCCTTCGTCGATGCGCCGCTTCGGGTTCGGCTCGTACCGCGACGGGTCGACGGCCGCCTGCCGCTCGGCCTCCTGGCCGACGAACAGCGTGCCGTCCGCCGCCACGTACACCGCCGAGGACATCAGCGGCTGGCCGTCGATCACCACGACCTGCGGGTCGCGCCCGTTCACCGAGGCGACGACGCAGGTGCTCGATGTCCCGAAGTCCACCGCTACCCGGACCGTCACCAGCAGCTCCCGCAGTATTCGTCGCGATCCCCCGCACCCAGCCGAGCACGTCGGCGGGGCGCACTCCCGGGGAGGAACCTACCCTCCGCCGCGGCACGCCCCGCCGACGCGTTCAGTCGGGCTGGATCCACGAGACCTGGATGAGCTGCTTGCCGAACTTGCGGGTGAGCATGTTGCCCCGGCCCGGCGGCATCGCGGACGGCTTGATGTTGCCGACCAGCGCGCCCTCGTCGCGCGAGCCGTTCATGACCATGCCCGGTGCCGCGATCTCCTTGAGCTTGCCGATGATCGGGTCGTACATGGCCTTGCTCGCGCCACCGGTGCGCCGGACGACGACCAGGTGCAGGCCGACGTCCTTGGCCTGGGGCAGGAAGTCCGACAGCTTCCGCAGCGGGTTGTTCGTCGAGGTGGCGACCAGGTCGTAGTCGTCGACCAGGATGAACAGCTCCGGGCCCTTCCACCAGGACCGCGTCTTCAGCTGCTCCTGCGTGACGTCCGGGCCGGGCAGGCGCCGGGTCATCGAGTTGAAGACGTCGCTGACCATGCTCTCCAGCTGCGCGGCCGAAACCGCGTACCCGAGCAGCGAGTCGCCCTGGATGAAGCCGAGCATCGTGCGCCGGTAGTCGACCAGCAGGATCAGCGCTTCCTTGGCCGTGTAGCGCTCCGAGATGCCCCGGGCGATCTGCCGCAGCAGGTTCGTCTTCCCCGACTCGCCGTCGGCGAAGGCGTAGAAGTGCGGCTCGGCGTTGAAGTCGAGGTAGATCGGCTGCAGGTCCTCCTCGTTGACGCCGATCGGGATCAGCTTGGAGTCGCGGTGGCTGTCGAGCTTGAGCACCTCTTCGTAGGTGATCAGCTCCGGCAGCAGGCGGACCTGCGGCGCGACCCGGCCGCGCCACGCGCCCCGGATCTTCGCCACCGCGTCGGCGACGCCGGCCGCGATGGTCTCCGGGTCGCTGGACCCGTCGATCCGCGGCAGGCCGCCGAGCATGTGCAGCTTCTCCCGCGTCAGGCCACGGCCCGGCCGCCCCGCCGGGACGTTGACCGCGACGCGGCGGTCGATGTCCGACTCGGTCGGGTCACCGAGCCGCAGCTCGAACCGGGTGCCCAGCATGTCCTTGATCGCCGGGCGGATGTCGGCCCACCGGTTCGCCGCGATGATCACGTGCACGCCGTAGGACAGACCCTGCGTGGCGAGCCGGGTGATCGTCGTCTCCAGCTCCTCGAAGTCGTCGCGCAGCGCCCGCCAGTTGTCCACGACCAGGAACGCGTCGCCGAACGGGTCCTGCTCCGGCCGGATCTCGCCGCGGCGCTTGCGGTTGCGGAACTCGGTCATCGAGTCGATGCCCATCGCCCCGAACCGGCCTTCCCGCTCGGTGAGCAGGGTCGTCAGCTCGGCCACGATCCGGCGGGCCTTGTCCGGCTCGCGCCGGGCGACCGCGACGCCACCCACGTGCGGCAGGTCGGCCAGACCCGC
Proteins encoded in this region:
- a CDS encoding WXG100 family type VII secretion target, with product MAGFQGTPQQFTEAEGRVTEVRTSMDGNLATLRDRIEATRAGWQGEAQKAFDHVMQRFDDDARQMNQALQRIADLLREAGSKYERSEQQQQETIAALNKGFEALG
- a CDS encoding type VII secretion-associated protein, which codes for MTVRVAVDFGTSSTCVVASVNGRDPQVVVIDGQPLMSSAVYVAADGTLFVGQEAERQAAVDPSRYEPNPKRRIDEGELLLGENVLRVTDVVHAVLARAVAEARRLAGDAEVDLLVLTHPADWGAIRTRLLRQAAGGLAREVALVPEPVAAAVYHAATFAPQDVTNDRTVEFSGRPGDALAVLDLGGGTVDVSVVRRLPPETARDRAGRPQRGGFQVLATRGDPAFGGADIDQALLEHVGSLVSAADPDAWRQLVEGRELVDRRRRRVLRQDVRGAKETLSRHAYTDVPMPPPFADAHVTREDLERLIAAPLGRAVELTVAAISDAGLRPKQLTAIFLVGGSSRIPMISRLVHERTGVVPTSLDQPETVVARGALRAVLVDPDRTGALPGEAMARLGAVPGGTLSPAAQRTEVVRPGDVAPRPSPPRTPPPGSFGPPPNANRPAPPPSPPHGQPAARPWTPPAGQPASPPAVRPAPEPAAKSRRKLWGVIAVAVVVVAALVVGGVLVFNRSGTQAETGRTLSQYDFKFVAPEDWVQTDDRVADRQVVIHPQESRDGNDLLVAQEYVMDYDATADPQKLVDELERSAKEQPERWSAVNPSLSYAGRTVIGYHESKPDRPDLQVDWYVVAKGRIRVHVGCQYATAQLRDRVTAACTQAVRTVDIVN